Sequence from the Ziziphus jujuba cultivar Dongzao chromosome 9, ASM3175591v1 genome:
caaaaaataaataaataaaagttgaaaaaaaaaaagacctaaaACATAGACTAACCACAAcctttttgactaatttccaATCAAATTGCACAAGTTGACCCTAGAATCCAAATATACAACACAAAAGGCATCGCAAATTAAGCGCAAAgaaatttttcagtttttgtgTCTTGACATCTGAACCATGTAACAACAATATTTTTGCAGAAATAATATTCAGAGGAAAACCATACTATTATCATCCATTTCGAATCTCATTTCCTCCAAATCCGAAGCCACTTCATTTTCCATGTTATTTTCATGGAAAGTCATGTCCCATAGAAACCCATATTCATCATGATGATCATTTCTTGAGCTAATCTCGGTTACGGTGGGATTGGTACCGTCTTTTTCATGGGAAAATTGAAGGAGATTGAGCAGAGAATTAGCATTGCTACGATTGTGGCCCTGATGAGGTGGGGCTGAGGAGGAAAATGAAGTGACCTGGTTATACCCACAAGCCAAATTGGATTGGTAATCAGTTGGAGGTGATATTGGAGCTAAATTTAGAGAAGGTGCACATGATGTGGTCTCCAACATGTGTTGTGGACTAAGTTTGTTGGTGTCATCTGCTTTGCTTTTGTGAAACACTCTACATAAAACCCAGTCCTCCTGTCATAAACCAATATTGTATAGCTTTAACTTggttagccaaaaaaaataaaataaaataaaatgaatattttaaagtttcaaaaagtaaatttaaCATGATGCTAAAGTTGTGAAAGCATCAATTCTCACCTCCCGccttctttactttttttttttaaagtgaaaagaaaaatgagtgATAATAAATGTGTAACAAAGTCAATGCACAATACTTTGCACAATACTTTATTGGTTCCATTTTCACTATATGCTTTCACTGAAATGATGGCTAGTTTCTAGGATTAAATAAAGAAactctaattttaattatttggttaataAAGATGGTTAATATTGATACAAATCAATGTTTTTCTCGAATAATAATTTTGAGTTCGAATATGAACGTGTGGTGATGTGGATTGTAAATAATCATTAATGGATAATAATTAGAGCTGAAAATAGTGCcactaaaaatcaaaataattaatgagtACCTTAGGAGGCATATGTGGGGTCTCCAAACGAAATTCATGCATGATCCAACCAGTTTTGATTCCATTAGGAGCTCTGTTCCGATAAAACACCAAAGTCTTTCTCATGCCTATGATTTCCCTTGTTACTGGGTCAAGCACCGTGCGATCTTTCCCTGTGGCTTTCCAGTAACCAGTTGTCGTGGCACGATTGGTTCGGTAGCCTGTGGCGTATTTGCGGTCTCTGAAGCTGAAGAAGTACCACTCGCTCGCGTTCAGCTTTGCAACCTCTTCAATcccccaaaaaaaggaaaaaaaaaacaaaaaatgtatgaCTTGGCAAAGTTAATTAGAAATAACTAGATTAAAAGAACTAATTTTtctctaaaaaataaatcacataATTAAGCCATGCATGGTCTAAGAtgtaaaatatctatatatatatatatatatatatatatcaagaggCTGACACTCTAACTAGGTCATCAAAAGTTAAAAGGAAAtcatgtaattatttatttgctttcgTTGTAATTAATGTGAGTCCAATCATTCTTCCTTATGttacttgaattacaagaaagTTGACAGGTCAAATCAGTAATACCCTATATGTATATTTACATGAGTAATGTGTAAGGAAAATAAGAGTGGGTTTAAGGAAACactaataaaaattgataagatCGACTTTGAATAATTGTATTTTCCTTCACTTTCCTTCTTCTATTTtctgcttggaaaaaaaaatagcttcTTGCTTTTGTATAAGTTAGTTGTTAGATGTTTGTAAGTCTGACTCTAAATcgtataattcaaaaataattactGTTTAATAAACTTTGGGTCTTTGAACTTAAAGGAAATACGTCATATCCTTCATATTCAGGGAACCTAATTACCACCCAATAATATATCAATTCTATCAACATCTTTTTACCATCAATATCAAAAGAGGAGGGCAAAAAAGTCAAAccaaaataagcaaaaaataaataatttgccaATACGTACaaagtacaaatatatatatattaacagaGCAAACGTATGGGTGAATTTAGGATCATTGCTATATTGTGTTAACAAAACCAGCAATATAGTTTTATTACACGGTGGGGAAAGTTTGGACTGTTTGTAGATAACTTGTCCAGTTCAAACTACAATCTAGCTAGGTAATTATATATcaagcaataaattaaaaagaaaaaagaaaaagaaaaccttgGTTGCTGATAAgggatttaaatatttataaatatcatcttcTAGACCATTTGGTCCCATTAATGAATATTATTCACACACGGTTTTGACGTGGTGAAAAAATTCTGTATGTCAGTGCACAGTGACTGTTATGGCGCATGACAGGGagcagtaatatatatatatatatatatagacgatCAAATAATGTCAAGCTGACTATATAAATACAGCTCACacacagagagaaaaagagagataaagaggaatattttgaaagacatgGAACTTACGTATGAGCAGAATTTTGgcaatcaaaatttatatatgtaagtccaaatattaattgattatttaatcaattaattgaaagaaaaggaagcttaattaatattttcggttaattaattaagtttttacTATTGGAATTCGGAAGTCATATACTTCCTTTATAAAGTAGcttccaattaaaataaaagtttcgCTGAGagataatatatgtataaaatatatttacgcGTAAACATTAACAATGTGAAAGGATAAATTAGAGAATTATATGTGTTAAGTCTCTGTTAGCTTGTCTATGAGAATGTCTTTctttataaagattttatacaatatttgcTCCACAAAGCCATGAATAATCTAAGTATATATGTAAGaatgaagaaattaattaagtagAAAAAATACTTTGAGACACCGAGGGGATAGATAatcctgcttttttttttttcattttaattacaaaaaaactatatacatgttttttcaaaaatgagaaaagaaaaaaagaagaagaaaactatatatgtatatgttagtAGGGATTTTACCATTAAAGAAGTCGGCAGCGACTACCATTCAAAGAATtgaataaaataactaaaaatagCCTGAAACAGGtttgattctctctctctttctcaatgGGAACATGTTTGAGTTTGTCTCCTCTTTCACATAGCTCTTATAACAAACATGTCTGCTTGCTTCTGAACCCAAAAAACTCAATCAATTTTTGCAAATACCCTACCAGCTAGACCAGTTCGCTCAAACTTCCAATCACAAAACTTTCCTGTCTTTGTTTCCGATGTTAAAATTGTACGTGAAAAAACAAGAACAATCTTCATCATGAAAGATATACAAACAAAAGATCAATTAAGATCAGgaaaaatcaaggaaaaaaaaaaaaagacaagggatttaacaacccaaaaaaagaaagaaaaaaaaatgaaaggaaagaaagtaaattaagtaaatattttatgGAGAGGAAAGAAGACTACGATATGAAAGACCTACCAGGAAGCTGCCATGGCTCGCATGTATGCAAGTCAATTTCAACCAAAGTACCCTTAAGAACCTCCTCATTGGTGATCTTTTTGTATAGATAATGGCAGACCAATTCCTCATCACTTGGATAAAACCTAAACCCAGGAGGCAGTGTGGCTCCAATGTCTCTCAGACCCatatgttcttttttattttttgctgtt
This genomic interval carries:
- the LOC107425748 gene encoding NAC domain-containing protein 21/22, with the translated sequence MGLRDIGATLPPGFRFYPSDEELVCHYLYKKITNEEVLKGTLVEIDLHTCEPWQLPEVAKLNASEWYFFSFRDRKYATGYRTNRATTTGYWKATGKDRTVLDPVTREIIGMRKTLVFYRNRAPNGIKTGWIMHEFRLETPHMPPKEDWVLCRVFHKSKADDTNKLSPQHMLETTSCAPSLNLAPISPPTDYQSNLACGYNQVTSFSSSAPPHQGHNRSNANSLLNLLQFSHEKDGTNPTVTEISSRNDHHDEYGFLWDMTFHENNMENEVASDLEEMRFEMDDNSMVFL